A part of Halodesulfovibrio marinisediminis DSM 17456 genomic DNA contains:
- a CDS encoding DUF4198 domain-containing protein, which produces MKKSVILMCLVLLLATTSFAYAHEFILVPQQWQSYHEGQKLPFSLASSHSFMRSEELEAAESVAASYDGSDVTLYPNKPYFTWDGSVTLKSDEAAVISAHRKGEVWSKTTTGWKKGDKSTLQGVILTRKYEKFAKSILPVDGNTAKFDRTVGHLLEIVPVDNPLTACVGDDIRVKVLFDGKPVAPENVFATYKGFTDTENTYAYTTEPYGDGIAKIHISNSGLWMVRVQHVAEGNGDKYESHIIRATLTFPIAK; this is translated from the coding sequence ATGAAGAAAAGTGTCATCTTAATGTGTTTAGTTTTACTGCTCGCAACCACTTCCTTCGCATACGCCCATGAATTCATTCTTGTGCCACAACAGTGGCAATCCTACCATGAAGGACAAAAACTCCCGTTCAGCCTCGCTTCTTCTCACTCCTTTATGCGCAGTGAAGAACTCGAAGCAGCTGAAAGCGTTGCTGCATCGTACGATGGAAGTGATGTCACCCTGTACCCGAACAAACCGTACTTTACGTGGGATGGAAGCGTAACACTTAAATCTGATGAAGCTGCTGTTATCTCCGCCCACCGTAAAGGAGAAGTCTGGAGCAAGACAACAACCGGTTGGAAAAAAGGAGACAAATCAACATTACAAGGTGTTATTCTTACAAGAAAATATGAAAAATTTGCAAAATCCATTCTTCCTGTAGATGGCAACACTGCAAAATTTGACCGCACCGTCGGCCACCTGCTAGAAATTGTTCCTGTGGATAACCCACTTACAGCATGTGTTGGCGATGATATCCGCGTGAAAGTCCTGTTCGACGGCAAGCCTGTAGCACCAGAAAATGTATTCGCCACCTACAAAGGCTTTACAGACACAGAAAACACCTATGCTTACACCACAGAGCCGTACGGTGATGGCATTGCAAAAATTCATATCTCCAACTCTGGTCTTTGGATGGTTCGAGTTCAGCACGTTGCAGAGGGTAACGGCGACAAATATGAAAGCCATATTATTCGAGCTACATTAACCTTCCCTATTGCGAAATAG
- a CDS encoding carboxypeptidase-like regulatory domain-containing protein: MPRSLFLFALTIIGICAFATKSAFAHGVTANSISSNTAVVQFGYAGGDPMSYAEVFVFSPEAKEGDAEFQNGRTDAKGNFAFVPSIPGTWRITASDMGHKAEMQVNVTEEGIMQAQAPTGLSSQPLRIALGISLILNLLAACLLLKRSSRNKMSCQPPCEQ, encoded by the coding sequence ATGCCTAGATCTTTGTTCTTATTTGCGCTCACCATCATAGGCATATGCGCATTTGCTACTAAATCTGCTTTTGCTCACGGTGTAACTGCCAACAGTATCTCAAGCAATACAGCCGTAGTACAGTTCGGCTACGCTGGGGGCGACCCTATGTCGTATGCAGAAGTGTTTGTCTTTTCGCCAGAAGCAAAAGAAGGGGATGCCGAGTTTCAAAACGGCCGAACCGATGCAAAAGGCAATTTTGCCTTTGTACCAAGTATTCCCGGAACATGGCGCATCACTGCTTCAGATATGGGACATAAAGCTGAAATGCAAGTCAACGTTACCGAGGAAGGTATTATGCAAGCTCAAGCCCCCACAGGGCTTTCATCCCAGCCCCTGCGCATAGCGCTTGGCATAAGCCTTATCCTCAACTTACTTGCTGCCTGCCTGCTGTTGAAACGTTCATCACGTAACAAAATGTCCTGTCAGCCTCCATGCGAACAATAA